A window of Massilia sp. NR 4-1 genomic DNA:
CTTGCGCGGTGCGCGGCGTCCGCCGAGCAGCAGGAACAGCGCGCGCAAGGCGCGGAACAGCAGGCGCACGAAGACCAGGGTCAGCAGCGCCTCCACCAGGGTCAGCAGGAAGGCCACGATGGCAGGCCAGCGCGCCAGGCGGCGCTGGAACTTGGCCGCCATGCGGTCGCGCGCGATCTCGATGCTGTCATAGAAGGTCGGCACCACCAGCAGGGTCAGGATGGTCGAGGTGATCGTGCCGCCGATGATGGCGATCGCCAGCGGACGGTAGAACTCGCCGCCCTCGCCCAGGCCGATGGCCACCGGCAGCATGCCGGCGATCAGGGCGAAGGTCGTCATCAGGATCGGGCGCAGGCGCATGCGGCCCGCATACATCAGCGCGTCCTCGCGGTTGAAGCCCTCCTCCTCGCGCTTGCGCGCCGCATCGAGCAGCAGAATCGCATTCTTGGCCACCAGGCCCATCAGCATGATGATGCCGATAAAGCTCATCAGGTTAAGCGTGCCGCCCGTCAGGATCAGGGCCAGCACCACGCCGATCAGGGACAGCGGCAGCGACAGCATCACCGCGCCCGGCGCCGTGAAGGAGCCGAACTGCATCACCAGGATCAGGTACATCAGGCCGATGCCCGAGATCAGGGCGATGAACATCTGGGTGAACACTTCCTGCTGGTCCTTGCCGGCGCCGCCCAGGTCCAGGCCATAGCCGGGCGGGAAGTCCATGGCTTTCGCCAGTTTCATGGCCTCGGCCGTCACTTCGCCCGAGGAGCGGCCTTCGACGTTGGCCGAGACCGAAATCGAACGCTTGCCGTTCTTATGGCGGATGGTGGCCGGGCCCTTGCCCATGGTCACGGTGGCAATCTGGTCCAGCGGCACCATCTGGTTGGTGCCGGTCACGCCGATCGGCAGACGCTCGATATTCTCGGCGCTGGTGCGGTCGTCCGGATGCAGGCGCACCGCCACATCGCGCGTTTCGCCGGTCGGGTCGACCCAGTCGCCCACCTCGATGCCGGCAAAGGCCACGCGCAGCGATTGCGCCGCGTCGCCGGCGGAAATGCCCATGGAATTGGCCAGGCCGCGGTTCAGCTCGATCTGCATCTCGTCTTTCGGATCGAGTTCGGACAGGCCGACATCGACCGCGCCCGGCACCTGGCGCAGCTTGGCCATGAAATCGTTGGTGATCTGGATCAGCTTGCGCGAATCGGGGCCGGTGAATTCGATCTGCACCGGCTTGCGCGCATTGTTCGACAGGTCGTCCAGCACCACGAATTCGCCGCCGACCAGCTGGGCCATCTTCTGGCGCAGCTCGATGGCCACCTCGGTGGCCGAGCGCTTGCGCTCATGCTTCTTGCCGATGTCGACATAGATGCGGCCGCCGCTCAGGTTGACATAGGTGCTGGTGGCCTTGGTTTCCGGCAAGGTATGGGCCATCTGCGCCGCCTTGTCCAGCTTCAGTCGGCTGTATTCCAGGCTGCTCGACGATGGCGTGCGCACCTCGATGGCCAGGGTACCGAAGTCCGACTTCGGCAGGAAGCTGGAACCGCCCACGGTGGCCTGCAGGGCCAGCGCGGCAACGAAGCTGGCCAGCGCGATGGCGCCCATCCATTTACGGTGGTGCAGGGCCCAGGCGATCACATGGCCATAGCGGTCGGCCTGGCGGTCGAACCAGTGGTTGAACTTGTCGAGCACCTTGCCGATGCCTTTTTTCGGCGCCGTGTGGTGGTCCGGCGGGTCGCCCCAGAAGGCCGACAGCATCGGGTCGAGCGTGAAGGAGATGAACAGCGACACGGCCACCGAGCAGGTCACGGTCAGCGCGAACGGACGGAACCATTCGCCCGAGATGCCGGGCATGAAGGCCACCGGAATGAACACGGCCATGATGGAGAAGGTGGTGGCCGCCACGGCCAGGCCGATTTCGGCCGTGCCTTCCAGCGCCGCCTTGCGGCGGTCGGACCCCATCTGCATATGGCGCACGATGTTTTCGCGCACCACGATGGCGTCGTCGATCAGCACGCCGATCGCCAGCGACAGGCCGAGCAGGGTCATGAAGTTCAGCGTGAAGCCGCACAGCCAGACCGCGATAAAGGCCGCGATCACGGACGTGGGCAGGGACAGCGCGGTGATCAGGGTCGAGCGCCAGGAGTTGAGGAAGGCGTAGACCACGAAAATGGTCAGCACGGCGCCGAACACCAGGGCCTCGATCACGTTGTTCAGGCTGCTTTGCGCATCCTTGCCGCCATCCTGGGTCACTTCCATGGAAGTACCTTCCGGCAACTCCTTATTGATTTCCTCGACCAGCTTGCGCGTGGCCTTGGCCACACTGACGGTGGAGGCGTCGCGCGAACGGATGACGGAGATGCCGACATTCGATTTGCCGCTGCGCAGGCTCAGATTATTGATTTCGGCAAAACCGTCCTCGATCGTCGCCAACTGGCCCAGACGGATCACTTCATCGCCGCGGCGCTTGACCACCACGTCCTGGAATTCCTCGGGGCGCTCGATGCGGCCCACCAGGCGGATGCTTTTCTCTTCCAGGCTGCCGCGCACCTTGCCCACCGGCGCATTGGTGTTTTGCAGGCGCAGGGCATTGGTCACTTCGGCCACCGAGACATTGAACTCGCGCAGCTTCTCGGCGCGCAGCAGCACCGACAGCTCGCGCCGTAGCGAGCCGTTGACATTGACCACGGCCACGCCGTCGAGGGCGCGGAAGCGGTCGGCCAGCTGGTCTTCGGCCAGGCGCGAAATCGCCGCATGCGACTGGGTGCGCGAGGAAATCGACAGCTGCATCACGGGCTGGGCCGAGGGGTCGAAGCGCTGCAGGATCGGCTCGCGCATCTCTAGCGGCAGCTTATAGCGCACCGAAGCGATCGAATTGCGGATCTCGTCGGATGCCTCGATCAGGTTCTTGGTGAAGTTGAACTGCATCTCGATGCGCGCACTGCCCTCGTTGGCCTGGCTGTTCACCTCGGTCACACCGGTAATGCTTTGCAGCGATTTTTCCAGGCGGTTGACGATCTCGCGTTCCACCGTCTCGGGCGAGGCGCCTGGATACGGGATGCTGACGATGATCACCGGCACTTCCACGTCGGGATTCTGGTTGACGCGCAGCTTGCCCAGCGCGAGCAAGCCCATGCACATCATCGCCAGGATCAGCACGATCATGGCGACGGGCCGCTTGATACTGAAATTGGACAGGAACATGGTTTAGTTTCCTTTGCTGACGGCGGCCGGGGTCACGGCGGCGGAAGCGACGGCCTTGGGCGCGGCCAGCTCGATCTTCTGCCCTTCCTTGAAGCTCGAAGCCGGGGCGCGCAGCACCATATCGCCGGCGGCCAGGCCGCTTTGCACCTGCCACAGGCCGCTACGCGCATCGCGCGTGCCGATCGCCAGGCTGACCTTGCTCAGCGTCTTGTCCTTGACGCGCCAGGCATACGAGCTGTCGCCCTGGCGCACCAGGGCCGTTTCCGGCACCATCAGGGCCGCCGTGGTTTCCGCCTCGATGCGGCCTTCGGCATACAGGCCGGCCACGCGCGGCAGATTGCTGCCGGCGAACTCGACCAGCACCTCGACCTGGCGCGTGACCGGGTTGGCGGCCGGATCAACGCGCTTGACCTTGCCGTTGAACTGCTGGCCCGGATAGCCATTGATGCGGAACAGCGCCGGCTGGCCCACCTTGACCACGCCGATCTTGTCGGCCGAGACCAGGCCTTCGAAGCGCATCGAGGCCGGGTCGACCACTTTCACCAATTCCTTGCCGATCTGGGCCGTGTCGCCATTCGACACCTTGCGCTCGCTGACGATGCCATCGAACGGCGCGCGCACCAGGGTGCGCGACAGCTGCTGGCTGGCCGAGACCGACTTGGCCTTGGCCGCCGCCAGGTCGCTCAGCGCGTTGTTGCGGCGCACTTCGGCGTCTTCCAGGGCCTGGGCCGAGGCCATGCCGGAGGCACGCAGGGTTTTCTGGCGGCTCAGCATGCGCTCGGCCTGCTCCATGGCCTGGGTCTGGGCGCGCACCGCCTCATGCGCCGAATTCAGGCTGTCGCGCAGCGAGGTGTCGTCCAGGCGCACCAGCAGGTCGCCCTTCTTCACCGCCTCGCCGTTTTCCTTGAGCACCTGCACCACCACGGCGCCCACTTCGGCGCGCAAGTCGGCCTTGCGCTCGGGCTGGATGGAGCCGGTGATCACGGGGCCGGACGCCAGGGCGTTCGACTCCACCGTCACCAGGTCTTCCGAGGAGATCAGCAGCGGTCCCGCAGCCGCCTTCTTGTCGCCCCCTTTCTCGGCATTGGCTTGGGCCGACGCGCTGGCGCCGGCTTTTTCCGGCGCCTTGTCCGACTTGCCGCAAGCGGCAAGGGCTGTGGCGACGGCGAAAGCTATTAAGGAAGTACGCAACATAGAAGATCTCCGAGAAGTTGGACGATTACGTTTTATTAATATTTTGACCCAAACTACGAGGCGCAAAGTATCCCTGAGCTGTTTTATAGCGTCAATCAAGATGCGTACAGACGGGTAGTTTTTGTGGCTGGACTGCGAAAAACGTGGATAAACGGTAAACAGTCCGGAAAGGGAGGGAAATTAGTATAGAAATGTACTAATTGCAGCAGGAGACAGGCGCGCACCGGCAGCGCGCCCTGGACCGGATGGCGCCCGGCCCAGGCGG
This region includes:
- a CDS encoding efflux RND transporter permease subunit produces the protein MFLSNFSIKRPVAMIVLILAMMCMGLLALGKLRVNQNPDVEVPVIIVSIPYPGASPETVEREIVNRLEKSLQSITGVTEVNSQANEGSARIEMQFNFTKNLIEASDEIRNSIASVRYKLPLEMREPILQRFDPSAQPVMQLSISSRTQSHAAISRLAEDQLADRFRALDGVAVVNVNGSLRRELSVLLRAEKLREFNVSVAEVTNALRLQNTNAPVGKVRGSLEEKSIRLVGRIERPEEFQDVVVKRRGDEVIRLGQLATIEDGFAEINNLSLRSGKSNVGISVIRSRDASTVSVAKATRKLVEEINKELPEGTSMEVTQDGGKDAQSSLNNVIEALVFGAVLTIFVVYAFLNSWRSTLITALSLPTSVIAAFIAVWLCGFTLNFMTLLGLSLAIGVLIDDAIVVRENIVRHMQMGSDRRKAALEGTAEIGLAVAATTFSIMAVFIPVAFMPGISGEWFRPFALTVTCSVAVSLFISFTLDPMLSAFWGDPPDHHTAPKKGIGKVLDKFNHWFDRQADRYGHVIAWALHHRKWMGAIALASFVAALALQATVGGSSFLPKSDFGTLAIEVRTPSSSSLEYSRLKLDKAAQMAHTLPETKATSTYVNLSGGRIYVDIGKKHERKRSATEVAIELRQKMAQLVGGEFVVLDDLSNNARKPVQIEFTGPDSRKLIQITNDFMAKLRQVPGAVDVGLSELDPKDEMQIELNRGLANSMGISAGDAAQSLRVAFAGIEVGDWVDPTGETRDVAVRLHPDDRTSAENIERLPIGVTGTNQMVPLDQIATVTMGKGPATIRHKNGKRSISVSANVEGRSSGEVTAEAMKLAKAMDFPPGYGLDLGGAGKDQQEVFTQMFIALISGIGLMYLILVMQFGSFTAPGAVMLSLPLSLIGVVLALILTGGTLNLMSFIGIIMLMGLVAKNAILLLDAARKREEEGFNREDALMYAGRMRLRPILMTTFALIAGMLPVAIGLGEGGEFYRPLAIAIIGGTITSTILTLLVVPTFYDSIEIARDRMAAKFQRRLARWPAIVAFLLTLVEALLTLVFVRLLFRALRALFLLLGGRRAPRKASA
- a CDS encoding efflux RND transporter periplasmic adaptor subunit, with the translated sequence MLRTSLIAFAVATALAACGKSDKAPEKAGASASAQANAEKGGDKKAAAGPLLISSEDLVTVESNALASGPVITGSIQPERKADLRAEVGAVVVQVLKENGEAVKKGDLLVRLDDTSLRDSLNSAHEAVRAQTQAMEQAERMLSRQKTLRASGMASAQALEDAEVRRNNALSDLAAAKAKSVSASQQLSRTLVRAPFDGIVSERKVSNGDTAQIGKELVKVVDPASMRFEGLVSADKIGVVKVGQPALFRINGYPGQQFNGKVKRVDPAANPVTRQVEVLVEFAGSNLPRVAGLYAEGRIEAETTAALMVPETALVRQGDSSYAWRVKDKTLSKVSLAIGTRDARSGLWQVQSGLAAGDMVLRAPASSFKEGQKIELAAPKAVASAAVTPAAVSKGN